In Mesoplodon densirostris isolate mMesDen1 chromosome 5, mMesDen1 primary haplotype, whole genome shotgun sequence, a single window of DNA contains:
- the RPL22L1 gene encoding ribosomal protein eL22-like encodes MAVKKDKKPKKSTWKFNLDLTHPVEDGIFDSGNFEQFLREKVKVNGKTGNLGNVVHIERFKNKITVVSEKQFSKRYLKYLTKKYLKKNNLRDWLRVVASDKETYELRYFQISQDEDGSESED; translated from the exons ATGGCGGTG AAGAAAGACAAGAAGCCTAAGAAGTCAACCTGGAAGTTTAATTTGGACCTTACTCATCCAGTAGAAGATGGAATTTTTGATTCTGGAAATTTT gAACAGTTTCTACGGGAGAAGGTTAAAGTGAATGGAAAAACTGGAAATCTTGGGAATGTCGTTCACATTGAACGCTTCAAGAATAAAATCACAGTTGTTTCTGAGAAACAGTTCTCTAAAAG gtatttGAAATACCTTACCAAGAAATACCTTAAAAAGAACAATCTTCGTGATTGGCTTCGTGTGGTTGCATCTGACAAGGAGACTTATGAACTTCGTTACTTCCAGATTAGTCAAGATGAAGATGGATCTGAGTCTGAGGACTAG